In Saccharomycodes ludwigii strain NBRC 1722 chromosome III, whole genome shotgun sequence, one DNA window encodes the following:
- the SSN8 gene encoding cyclin-dependent protein serine/threonine kinase regulator SSN8 (similar to Saccharomyces cerevisiae YNL025C | SSN8 | Suppressor of SNf1), whose protein sequence is MSASYWTSTQRHKWTFTKQQLARERSRLWALESQLFPQGLTITMVNNSSNSTANDANKGLNNNTNSDSTSITNNSNNNNNNNNNNNNNNNNNNNNNSTSTSTNNTTPKIITKNISILSKDLHYDRDYNLRIYSYFLLMKLGRRLNIRQYAISTANIYLSRFLLKVSVREVNIYLLVTTCIYLSCKVEECPLHIRTLVNEARSHWPEFVPSDPTKVTEFEFYLIEELQSYLIVHHPYNSLEQVTKVFNAGDDEVCNRLSTDDYQNAWSLINDSYITDVHLLYPPHIIAIACLYISITAKNNTVSNTPLVSKFELFLSESMIDLDELKECIEEMLRLYDHWEKYNEHWIRYLLYHVYLVKR, encoded by the coding sequence atGTCTGCCAGTTATTGGACCTCCACTCAAAGGCATAAATGGACATTTACCAAACAACAATTAGCAAGAGAGAGAAGTAGGTTATGGGCATTAGAAAGTCAACTATTTCCACAAGGTTTAACAATAACCATGGTCAACAACAGTAGTAATAGTACTGCTAATGATGCCAATAAAGGcctaaataataatacaaatagTGATTCTACCTCTATcaccaataatagtaacaataataataataataataataataataataataataataataataataataataataatagcactAGCACTAGTACTAACAACACAACCCCAAAAATAATcaccaaaaatatttccatATTAAGTAAAGATTTGCATTATGATAGAGATTATAATTTAAGAATATATTcctattttttgttgatgaaATTAGGCAGAAGATTAAATATAAGGCAATATGCCATTTCGACagcaaatatatatttatcacgttttttgttaaaagtATCGGTCAGAGAAGTAAACATATACTTACTAGTTACCACctgtatatatttaagcTGCAAAGTAGAAGAATGCCCTTTACATATTAGAACATTAGTTAATGAAGCTAGATCACATTGGCCTGAATTTGTGCCATCTGATCCCACAAAAGTTACtgaatttgaattttaCTTGATTGAGGAATTGCAGAGCTATTTAATAGTGCATCATCCGTATAATTCCTTGGAACAAGTGACAAAGGTGTTTAACGCTGGAGATGATGAAGTTTGCAATAGGTTAAGTACTGATGATTATCAAAATGCCTGGTCTTTAATTAATGATAGTTATATAACGGATGTTCATCTATTATATCCACCACATATTATTGCAATTGCATGTCTATATATCTCTATAACCGCCAAGAATAACACAGTTTCCAACACACCACTAGTGAGTAAGTttgaactttttttaagtgAGAGTATGATTGATTTAGATGAATTAAAGGAATGCATTGAGGAAATGTTACGATTATATGACCATTGGGAGAAATACAACGAACATTGGATTAGGTATTTGTTATATCATGTGTATTTGGTTAAAAGATAG
- the COG6 gene encoding Golgi transport complex subunit COG6 (similar to Saccharomyces cerevisiae YNL041C | COG6 | Conserved Oligomeric Golgi complex) translates to MDFLYYQQYIIAQDTDSHNNNQNSSSNKNNNTNSNNSNVLPEPATRLSLTDVVPNKQFPGTGSNNSTASNNTPLNLNLLKNIINNDVASNTSLIANGNDLSYKMAKYAEISLNEFSNNNGQGLNNKDNVNDNSNIVTKNATNFVSSNYQRQQLQLPSVSSNIQDYIRKGNDDLASFDLETDTNIVSPNKKLSAIAVNSNSILSLADQLLATKLSNILADASTSSFSGNSVRNTGITASSTITNLRKCILILQTMIEDDAATCENTKDIINFKELLRTDFVGALKRKTLRSQLEREVLKENQYFLNMYIPIIKSLNRLSDPLMKILAIVKKDEKARDVFHKKITENIYGNNSEILTLRNDLKMLKLKKTILIYLKNNFTLNQLQDDILKNGDVNLEFFQVVDKILQIKENCAYLLSADENIGEAGTVLNSQLNDYLNIATKKIYNSLLDFLYEYDSREATNRSNTSYFPQSQKIDDDATISLFKKKLVYLSNDVEFFNSFLTKVIDTRSKKNLDDFLSQFELNMGTTVNTPVFTSKDKNSKVRPIILSAHDPIRYLGDVLAYVHSLLVNEQDFVDSLFKFQNESLEHVPKIILQETRTYLQGLDNKVLNGIFAKLANSIRIRLEQIIRFESDCTINLEIIQLLKLYQMMYTKYGISQNNLIIKNLKELKVVAQSKIIQDFADFIENNNVKPSENVANANLLPPEWLPKYLNKICDFFGKLESSLDSFSSEEEETRFTNKVLKEPFMEILPKQLLNSYPKSKKETTAKVSLLIMQVNCFDLIKSRIMPFHQTIFNGDNNVKMSEIYKALLQELDKYVNKLLEVQTRILFTSTGCEIYYNLFNMIFPIESVQEDVDYEMYYSVLENPIMNLDKIGHSVTKSLNDYLPKALTDFQDKLLFNLTSPIIADDISNKCFTKFSQFYSVFRNVLFLLYPNDKERIIQVLNFTPQEVDTLIGIA, encoded by the coding sequence ATGGATTTTTTATACTATCAGCAATATATTATTGCACAAGATACAGATAGtcacaataataatcaaaatagcagcagcaataaaaataacaatactaataGCAACAATTCCAATGTTTTGCCTGAACCAGCTACTAGATTAAGTTTAACAGATGTAGTACCTAATAAACAATTCCCAGGTACTGGGTCTAATAATAGCACCgctagtaataatactcctttgaatttaaatttactaaaaaatattattaataatgatgttGCTAGTAATACTAGTTTAATCGCAAACGGTAATGATTTAAGTTATAAAATGGCTAAGTACGCAGAAATATCATTAAATgaattttctaataataacggtCAGGgtcttaataataaagacaaTGTTAATGATAACAGTAACATTGTCACCAAAAATGCTACAAATTTTGTAAGTTCTAATTATCAAAGACAACAACTACAATTGCCTTCAGTCTCATCAAATATTCAAGATTATATAAGGAAAGGCAATGATGATTTAGCTTCCTTTGACTTAGAGACTGACACTAACATTGTATcaccaaataaaaaacttaGTGCTATCGCTGTTAATAGTAACAGCATTTTAAGTCTTGCTGATCAACTATTGGCTACCAAATTATCTAATATTTTGGCTGATGCTAGTACTAGCAGTTTCAGCGGTAACAGTGTTCGCAACACAGGCATCACCGCTTCAAGCACTATTACGAATTTAAGAAAatgtattttaattttacaaaCCATGATCGAAGATGATGCTGCTACTTGTGAGAACACAAAggatattataaattttaagGAGCTATTAAGAACTGATTTTGTGGGTgctttaaaaagaaaaacctTAAGAAGCCAATTGGAAAGAGAAGTTTTGAAGGaaaatcaatattttttgaatatgtACATTCCtataattaaaagtttaaataGACTTAGCGATCCATTGATGAAAATTCTAgcaattgttaaaaaagatgaaaaggCTCGGGACgtttttcataaaaaaattacagaAAACATTTATGGGAACAACTCTGaaattttaactttaagaaacgatttaaaaatgttaaaattgaaaaagacaATTTTAATctatttgaaaaacaattttaccTTAAATCAATTACAAGATgacattttgaaaaatggaGATGTCAATTTAgaattttttcaagttgttgataaaattCTACAGATTAAAGAGAATTGTGCTTATTTGTTAAGTGCTGACGAAAATATAGGAGAGGCTGGGACCGTTTTAAATTCCCAATTAAATGATTATTTGAATATTGccactaaaaaaatatacaattcCTTATTAGATTTTCTTTACGAGTATGATTCTCGAGAAGCTACAAACCGTAGCAACACTTCGTATTTCCCTCAATCacaaaaaattgatgatgatgctACAATTAgcttatttaaaaaaaaactagtTTATCTTTCAAATGATGttgaatttttcaatagcTTTTTAACCAAAGTCATTGATACAAGAtccaagaaaaatttagaTGATTTCTTGAGCCAATTCGAACTAAATATGGGCACAACTGTGAATACTCCCGTTTTTACCAGTAAGGATAAAAATTCTAAGGTTAGGCCTATAATCTTAAGTGCACATGACCCCATTAGATACTTAGGAGATGTTTTAGCTTATGTACATTCATTGCTCGTTAATGAGCAAGATTTTGTTGATTCGCTAtttaaatttcaaaatgaAAGTTTGGAGCATGTTCCCAAGATTATTTTACAAGAAACTCGTACTTATTTACAAGGGTTGGATAATAAAGTGTTGAATGGGATTTTTGCAAAATTGGCTAATAGCATTAGAATTAGATTAGAACAGATAATTAGATTCGAAAGTGATTGTACAATCAATCTGGAAATTATTCAGTTATTAAAGTTATATCAAATGATGTACACTAAATATGGTATTTCACAGAATAATTtgataatcaaaaatttaaaagaattgaaagTTGTAGCACAATCCAAGATTATTCAGGATTTTGCTGATTTCAtcgaaaataataatgttaagCCTAGTGAAAATGTGGCAAATGCAAATTTATTACCACCAGAATGGTTGCCCAAATATTTGAACAAAATATGCGATTTTTTCGGCAAATTAGAAAGTAGCCTGGATTCCTTTAGTAGTGAGGAGGAAGAAACAAGGTTTACtaataaagttttgaaaGAACCATTCATGGAAATTTTACCTAAACAATTGCTAAATTCATACCCTAAGTCTAAAAAGGAAACTACTGCCAAAGTCTCCCTATTGATTATGCAAGTTAATTGCTTCGATTTGATTAAAAGTAGAATAATGCCATTTCACCAGACAATTTTCAACGGcgataataatgttaaaatGAGTGAAATATATAAGGCGCTACTTCAGGAATTGGACAAGTACGTGAACAAACTATTAGAAGTACAAACAAGAATACTATTTACTAGTACTGGTTGTGAAATATACTACAATCTCTTCAATATGATTTTCCCTATTGAATCAGTCCAAGAGGACGTCGATTATGAAATGTATTATTCTGTTTTGGAAAACCCTATCATGAATCTAGATAAAATTGGCCATTCTGTCACAAAAAGTTTAAACGATTACCTACCAAAAGCATTGACGGATTTTCAAGACAAATTGCTATTTAATTTGACATCACCTATAATTGCAGACGATATTTCAAACAAATGTTTCACTAAATTTTCTCAATTTTATAGTGTTTTTCGAAACGtcttgtttttattgtacCCTAATGACAAAGAAAGAATCATTCAAGTATTAAATTTTACACCGCAAGAAGTAGATACGTTAATTGGTATTGCATag
- the ICE2 gene encoding Ice2p (similar to Saccharomyces cerevisiae YIL090W | ICE2 | Inheritance of Cortical ER) — protein sequence MLSNSICQSLRVLITVAYLIFLILTIPISFQVGGVSCGLAFTVTLFNLYFISTTIKLRLFDSKSTNNFYQILYYLQHLSIPSLLFIFINIYSENKNITTNNNETIFSKLWSIYLKFSVIPWKFVLIHSTPYFTLLEGIFTILAIQTIGQAYKWLNRPSAAALSTVPKDNHNKGSDIINHSNRTDDKNRNNSSDKELLLSSNTNNETVLEEGEEENFIKNSDIKEVDYELTKSISRNSTADQDNMDLDDDGDDDDDDDASVSDSDSIISSSSTSADKSSAWSIAGLMFSAGIITCSLYYLYKIYATPNFNLSVIEATLVGFTFSLVCGIGLYGIISSKGSSVESSLLFAYIIRCIYEISPELSDVAMSGILQVIQDSWQQVSISVDLPSILTSYYSVSASTLSPSIVVGGHELIDMFTNTVRNIIKEGKFSTTGNNTTFSNTMFATVSNHLKFFYQYYIIRIYTYIQMFTTRLFPRSLNGISKIFFKMAKESITPAILMNLTFRLLVYYLATRIIPVIQRKKQQEFAKLQLQLQEQQQEKFEDDDSDVDIFSSNNNSSGITSNDSNVETVIINQEEGEAKELRIRQCKPNNSIPSNNSVTSSFSIMNLIYWYSPCILIAMYTHLIIQYSKNTDIDKTFCIWGCFGANTSLQNKSDKIIIDSWAFWNWCNIFCSLLLYALELKN from the coding sequence atgtTATCTAATAGTATTTGCCAGAGTCTTAGGGTATTAATTACAGTAGCCTATTTAATATTCCTAATATTAACTATACCCATTTCTTTCCAGGTTGGTGGAGTATCCTGTGGGTTGGCATTTACAGTTACCCTattcaatttatattttatatcaacaacaataaaattaagaTTATTTGATAGTAAAAGTACCAACAActtttatcaaattttgtattatttacaACACCTTTCTATCCCATCCTtgcttttcattttcattaatatcTACAGCGAgaacaaaaatatcaccaccaataataatgaaactATTTTCTCAAAACTTTGGtctatttatttgaaattttcGGTCATTCCCTGgaaatttgttttaattcattCAACACCgtattttactttattgGAAGGCATATTTACCATTTTAGCTATTCAAACCATAGGCCAGGCCTATAAATGGTTAAATAGACCATCAGCTGCTGCTCTTTCTACTGTCCCAAAAGATAATCACAACAAGGGTAGTGATATAATTAATCATAGCAACCGTactgatgataaaaataggaATAATAGTAGTGATAAAGAGTTACTGCTTTCTtctaataccaataatgaAACTGTTTTGGAAGAAGGTGAAGaggaaaattttattaaaaatagcgATATCAAAGAAGTTGATTATGAATTAACTAAAAGCATTAGCAGAAACAGTACCGCCGATCAAGATAATATGGATcttgatgatgatggtgatgatgatgatgatgatgatgcaTCTGTTTCCGATTCGGATAGTATAATCAGCAGCAGCTCAACCAGTGCTGATAAAAGTTCTGCATGGAGCATAGCGGGTTTAATGTTTAGTGCAGGAATAATCACATGTTCActctattatttatataaaatatatgcTACACCCAATTTTAACCTAAGTGTAATCGAGGCAACTTTGGTTGGTTTTACATTCAGCTTAGTTTGTGGGATTGGATTATACGGAATCATCAGTAGTAAAGGCTCATCTGTGGAAAGTTCTCTTTTATTCGCCTATATCATAAGATGTATCTATGAAATTAGCCCGGAACTAAGCGATGTTGCAATGAGTGGTATTTTACAAGTAATTCAGGATTCTTGGCAGCAAGTTTCTATATCTGTTGATCTTCCGTCCATATTAACCTCCTATTATTCTGTATCAGCTAGTACATTGTCACCATCTATAGTAGTTGGCGGTCATGAACTTATAGATATGTTTACTAATACGGTCcgaaatattattaaggAGGGCAAGTTTTCTACAACGGGTAACAATACCACATTTTCCAATACAATGTTTGCTACAGTTTCCAATCACTTGAAATTTTTCtatcaatattatattattaggatatacacatatatacaAATGTTTACAACGAGGTTATTCCCCAGAAGCTTAAATGGTATAAGTAAGATATTCTTCAAAATGGCCAAAGAAAGCATAACGCCTGCaattttaatgaatttAACGTTTAGGTTATTAGTCTATTATTTAGCAACAAGAATTATACCAGtaatacaaagaaaaaaacagcaAGAATTTGCCAAATTGCAGTTGCAATTGCAGGAACAACAGcaagaaaaatttgaagaTGATGACAGCGATGTCGATATAtttagtagtaataataatagttctGGGATTACTTCCAATGACAGCAATGTAGAAACggtgataataaatcagGAAGAAGGCGAAGCCAAAGAATTAAGGATACGGCAATGTAAACCTAATAATAGCATACCGAGTAATAACAGTGTGACAtcctctttttctattatgaatttaatatattggTATAGCCCATGCATTTTAATTGCAATGTACACGCATTTGATAATTCAATATTCTAAAAACACTGATATAGATAAAACCTTTTGTATATGGGGATGTTTTGGTGCTAACACCTCTTTACAGAACAAAAGCGACAAGATTATCATAGATTCTTGGGCCTTTTGGAATTGGTGTAATATATTTTGCtcattgttgttatatGCTTTAgagttgaaaaattaa
- the XBP1 gene encoding Xbp1p (similar to Saccharomyces cerevisiae YIL101C | XBP1 | XhoI site-Binding Protein): MPNANGNNKNKNKIKIKSKHKKKNNNNTSDNDKTSCNYPIHLSPLNLNTNVTNNTENNHTTNYIYDLLNRDVFLFDNSQYYMENHKNNNTKLNYIKTKFKTQSASQFYKLSGISTNTDNVIKGDIPRNELHCFQYSIDGFIQNKSGDRFHSANPIIWDYETGYVFFTGIWRLYQDAIRHIMTLYVKKNSINVNNTKITSTQKDCHKAWLTFNSQIQKKLKSPFQIMNFGTNNVGTDSAPTELREPYAWKNYADINWNNAISSDLEEELLKLNHGDIDTVEVELNTLIQRIRGGLIKIQGSWLPFEICKELCSRFCYPIRYILTPIFGHDFVQICEQYQTQYTCDKDIYIASEILFGFRSSGCMTVSNNIKTINNSNHPALCAVDVNNNTKNLNSKRRLLGSNLTTHKNSIVRNAKNTKYSIVKPLVLPKLSPTIPKEWVDTVPNTFIKPHFYNSKKFRYKYNPIAANNYNAGSPNGTKRSVNNSASEVLMTRDVNSEILFPINFTRRSRSNLDAITTSNELWLKNKQNPIQLSQFSKHGTNTTNNNNYNYSINNNSRSDSFNSHNDTSLSIFANNTNTTLPYSAEIWTKPRVFQAMCYNNNNKVAIPIKQSNFNVNNPFIILPDSTNKK; encoded by the coding sequence atgcCCAACGCTAacggtaataataaaaataaaaacaaaattaaaattaaatcaaaacataagaaaaaaaataataataatactagtgataatgataaaacgTCTTGCAACTATCCTATCCATTTATCTCCATTGAACTTAAATACTAATGTCACTAACAATACCGAAAATAACCACACAAccaattatatatatgatttattaaacagAGATGTTTTTCTATTCGATAATAGTCAATACTACATGGAAaaccataaaaataataatactaaacTCAACTATATTAAGaccaaatttaaaacacaGAGTGCATCTCaattttacaaattaaGTGGCATTAGTACAAATACAGACAACGTGATCAAAGGCGATATTCCACGTAATGAATTGCattgttttcaatattCAATAGATGGTTTTATACAAAATAAGAGTGGTGATAGATTCCATTCAGCTAACCCTATAATTTGGGACTATGAAACTGGTTATGTCTTTTTTACCGGTATTTGGAGACTATATCAGGATGCTATTAGGCATATAATGACGTTGTatgtaaagaaaaatagtATAAATGTTAACAATACCAAAATTACAAGCACACAAAAGGATTGCCACAAGGCTTGGCTAACTTTTAATAGTCAAatacaaaagaaattaaaatcacCATTTCAAATAATGAACTTTGGCACCAATAATGTTGGTACTGATTCAGCCCCCACTGAATTGAGAGAACCTTACGCTTGGAAAAATTATGCAGATATTAATTGGAATAATGCTATTTCTAGTGATTTAGAGGAAGAGTTGTTAAAATTGAATCATGGCGATATCGATACTGTCGAGGTAGAACTAAATACCCTTATTCAGAGAATTAGAGGCGGTTTGATTAAAATTCAAGGGAGTTGGTTACCTTTCGAAATTTGTAAAGAGCTATGTTCAAGATTTTGTTATCCCATTAGGTACATTTTAACACCCATCTTTGGTCATGATTTCGTTCAAATATGCGAGCAATATCAAACCCAATACACCTGTGATAAGGATATTTATATCGCCAgtgaaatattatttgggTTTAGGAGCAGTGGTTGTATGACTgtcagtaataatattaaaacgattaataatagcaatcaTCCTGCTTTATGCGCCGTTGatgtaaataataatactaaaaatttgaatagCAAAAGAAGATTGCTCGGTAGCAATCTTACTACTCACAAAAATAGTATTGTGAGAAATGCCAAAAATACTAAATATTCAATTGTAAAACCGTTAGTGTTACCAAAATTATCGCCTACTATTCCTAAAGAATGGGTCGATACTGTTCCCAATACTTTCATTAAGCcacatttttataattcaaAGAAATTTAGGTATAAATACAACCCTATTGCAGCTAATAATTATAACGCAGGTAGTCCTAACGGTACTAAGCGGAGCGTTAATAATAGTGCTTCAGAAGTCTTGATGACCAGGGATGTAAACTcagaaattttatttcctaTTAATTTTACAAGGAGATCCAGATCTAACTTGGATGCTATTACTACTTCTAATGAATTAtggttaaaaaataagcaAAATCCAATCCAACTATCCCAGTTTAGCAAGCATGGtactaatactactaataataataactataattatagtattaataataatagcagaTCTGATTCATTCAATAGTCATAATGATACCTCGCTATCTATTTTTGcaaataataccaataccaCCTTACCTTATTCTGCTGAAATATGGACAAAGCCAAGGGTTTTCCAAGCTATGtgttataataacaacaataaagtTGCAATACCAATTAAACAAAGCAATTTCAATGTTAACAAtccttttattatattgcCAGATTCAACAAACAAGAAATAA
- the DPH1 gene encoding 2-(3-amino-3-carboxypropyl)histidine synthase (similar to Saccharomyces cerevisiae YIL103W | DPH1 | DiPHthamide biosynthesis) translates to MSVAETKTTNPSTRRKRFVGVKNTHSASSNTKTNTSDKLEESKPEVNNNSLVTKPKHRTIRAHNPVNHIPEEILNDKELNEAIKLLPSNYNFEIHKTIWNIKKYKATRVALQMPEGLLIYSLVISDILEQFCQVETIVMGDVSYGACCIDDFTARSLDCDFIIHYAHSCLVPIDITSIKVLYVFVTINIDETHLIKTLQKNFPQGSKIAAFGTIQFNPTIHSIKSILENDASHSLYIIPPQIRPLSKGEVLGCTSQRLDKDQIDAMCYIGDGRFHLESAMIHNPEIPAYRYDPYSRKFTIEKYDQKQLVEVRSEAITTASKGQTFGLILGALGRQGNLNTVKDLEDKLLKSGKKVVKIILSEIFPQKLVMFDEIDVFVQVACPRLSIDWGYAFNKPLLTPYECNVMLQQDIMFNEKYYPMDYYESSGYGRGKQPEHSSDFFLK, encoded by the coding sequence ATGTCTGTTGCAGAGACTAAAACAACCAATCCGTCTActagaagaaaaagatttgttGGTGTAAAAAATACTCATTCCGCATCTAGCAACACTAAGACAAACACAAGTGACAAATTAGAAGAATCAAAACCAgaagtaaataataacagtcTAGTAACAAAACCAAAACATAGGACTATCAGGGCACATAACCCAGTTAACCATATTCCAGAGGAAATTTTAAACgataaagaattaaatgaagccattaaattattgccatcaaattataattttgaaattcaCAAGACAATTTGGAATATTAAGAAATACAAGGCTACAAGAGTAGCATTGCAAATGCCTGAAGgtttattgatttattcTCTAGTAATTAGCGATATTTTGGAACAGTTTTGTCAAGTAGAAACCATTGTTATGGGTGATGTAAGTTATGGTGCATGCTGTATTGATGATTTCACAGCCAGATCTTTGGATTGTGACTTTATTATCCACTATGCACACTCTTGTTTAGTTCCTATTGATATCACTAGTATTAAAGTTTTGTACGTTTTTGTAACAATCAACATTGATGAAACTCATTTAATTAAGacattacaaaaaaattttcctCAAGGGAGCAAAATAGCTGCTTTTGGGACTATCCAATTCAACCCAACAATCCATAGTattaaatcaattttagaaaatgatGCATCTCatagtttatatattattccCCCTCAAATAAGACCATTGTCGAAGGGAGAAGTATTGGGCTGTACATCTCAGAGATTGGATAAAGATCAAATCGATGCAATGTGCTATATTGGTGATGGCCGATTCCATTTGGAAAGTGCTATGATTCACAATCCAGAAATACCTGCCTATAGATACGATCCATATAGCAGAAAATTTACTATCGAAAAATATGATCAGAAACAGTTGGTAGAAGTTAGATCCGAAGCTATTACCACCGCATCCAAAGGCCAAACCTTTGGTTTAATTTTGGGGGCTTTGGGTAGACAAGGCAATTTAAATACGGTTAAAGATTTAGAAGACAAATTGTTGAAAAGTGGTAAAAAAGTAGTTAAGATTATTCTAAGTGAGATTTTCCCACAGAAATTAGTTATGTTTGATGAAATCGATGTTTTCGTTCAGGTAGCCTGCCCTCGGCTATCTATAGATTGGGGATACGCCTTTAACAAACCTTTGTTAACTCCATATGAATGCAATGTAATGCTACAGCAAGACATAATGTTCAATGAGAAATATTACCCAATGGACTATTATGAAAGTTCTGGATATGGTAGGGGTAAACAACCCGAGCACTCCtctgatttttttttaaaataa
- the NCE103 gene encoding carbonate dehydratase NCE103 (similar to Saccharomyces cerevisiae YNL036W | NCE103 | NonClassical Export) — MSPVSTASTPFTLSPESTIDDYLETNKKWSQSMTKIHPTLFTHYNGEGQTPHTLFIGCGDSRYNEDCFGVVPGEVFSLKIIGNVINPNDGVSMATLEFAINVLKIHKVVMVGHTDCGAIQTCMDKSKRDSLPHVGCEHLYHYLSDLNELCELEKDNLTKTKNRKEQVKHMGIQNVKRQVGKLRRLGVVSNNKEVEVYGLLYNVDSGLLEKVC; from the coding sequence atgtcCCCAGTTAGTACTGCTTCAACTCCATTCACACTATCCCCTGAATCTACTATTGATGATTATTTAGaaaccaacaaaaaatggTCTCAATCAATGACAAAAATACATCCTACTCTATTCACCCATTATAACGGAGAAGGTCAAACTCCACACACCTTGTTTATAGGATGTGGTGATTCAAGATATAACGAAGATTGCTTTGGTGTTGTCCCCGGTGAAGTTTTCAGTTTAAAGATAATAGGGAATGTAATTAACCCTAATGATGGTGTTTCAATGGCGACATTAGAATTTGCAATTAAcgttttaaaaatacacaAGGTAGTGATGGTAGGGCATACCGATTGTGGTGCTATACAAACTTGTATGGATAAATCTAAGAGAGACTCTCTGCCTCATGTCGGATGTGAGCATTTATACCATTATTTAAGTGACCTTAACGAACTGTGTGAATTGGAAAAGGATAACTTGAccaaaactaaaaatagaaaagaaCAAGTTAAACACATGGGAATTCAAAATGTTAAAAGACAAGTTGGGAAATTGAGAAGATTAGGAGTtgttagtaataataaagaagtTGAAGTGTATGGTTTGCTGTACAATGTTGACTCTGGTTTATTAGAGAAAGTTTGTTAA